The window CGTCTCTCCCTGGTAGGTGAACTTCGGCGAACCGAACAGATCCGTCGCCAGGGAGGAGAGCATCTCCTCCGTCAACGACATCATCTCCCGGTACGTGGCGTATGCCTGGTAGAACTCGACCATCGTGAACTCGGGATTGTGCTGGGTATCGATCCCCTCGTTGCGGAAATTCCGGTTGATCTCGAAGACGCGCTCGAACCCGCCGACCAGCAGGCGCTTCAGGTAGAGCTCCGGGGCGATCCGGAGGTACAGGTCCATGTCGAGCGCGTTGTGGTGGGTCACGAACGGACGCGCCGTGGCGCCCCCCGCCACCGTCTGCATCATCGGCGTTTCGACCTCAAGGAAGTCCCGCGCCGTCAGGAAAGATCGAAGGAAAGACACGATCCGCGCCCGCCGCCGGAAGATCTCCCGGACGTCCTCGTTGACGATCAGGTCCACGTACCGTTGCCGGTACCGCGTCTCTATGTCGGAGAGCCCGTGCCACTTTTCCGGAAGGGGGCGGATCGACTTCGTCAGCAGGCGGAACTTCGCCGCCTCGACGGTCAGCTCGCCCGTGCGGGTGAGGAACAGGGGACCTTCGACCCAGACGATGTCCCCCGCGTCGATGGTTTTCTGGAAGAGGTCGTACGCCTCCCCACCGAGGTGGTCCTTTTTCAGGTACGCCTGCAGCCGTCCCGACCGGTCGGACAATACGAGAAACGCCGCCTTCCCGAACCGCCGGATCCCCATCACCCGCCCGGCGACGTCCACCAGGATCTTCCGCGAAACCAGCTCCTCCGGAGCGAGCCCCTCCGCGGCGGCACGCGCACCGGCGTTGGTCCACCCGGGCGCCTGGTCGTTCGGCCACGGATTTTCCCCTCCCGACTTCAGCGCCCCGATCTTGAGAAAGCGCTCCTTCATCAGGTCGTTCCACGATTCGATCACGCCGCGTCCCCCGCTTCCCCCTCCGCACCGCCTCCGAGCAGGTACTTCCGGATGAACTCCAGGATGTCGCCGTCGAGGACGGCGTCGACGTTCCCCGTCTCGTGGCCCGTGCGGTGGTCCTTTACGAGCCGGTACGGCGCGAGGACATAGGAACGGATCTGCGAGCCCCAGGCGATGTCCTTTTTCGCCTTGTGCGCCACGTTCACCTTCTCCGCCCGCTGCCGCATCTCGAGCTCGTAGAGCTTCGACCGGAGGATCTTCATCGCGAGCGCCCGGTTCTTCCCCTGCGACCGCTCCTGCTGGCAGAGCACCACGACGCCCGTGGGGATGTGCGTGAACCGGACCGCGGACTCGACCTTGTTCACGTGCTGGCCCCCGGCGCCGCCGGAGCGGAGCGTGTCGATCTTCAGGTCCGACTCGTTGATCTTGATATCGACGTTGTCGTCGATCTCGGGCGAAACGAACACGGAGGCGAACGACGTGTGGCGACGCTTGTTGGCGTCGAACGGCGAGATCCGGACGAGCCGGTGGACCCCGGTCTCCGCCTTGAGGTACCCGTACGGGTGGTCGCCCGACAGTAGGAATGTGGCGCTCTTGATCCCCGCCTCGTCCCCCTCCTGCCGCTCGACGAGCTCCATGGTGTATCCGTTCCGGTCCGCAAACCGGGAGTACATCCGGAGGAGCATCTCGGCCCAGTCCTGGGACTCCGTCCCCCCGGCCCCGGCATGGATCGTGGCGATGGCGTTCAGCGCGTCGTTCTCGCCGGAGAGCATCCGCTCGAGCTCGATCGCGTCCAGCGCCTCGCCGACGGCGACGATCTGCTGTTCGATCTCGGAGGTCAACCCCTCGCCGCCCGACTCGTCCGCGAGGGAGAGATACGCCCGAAGGTCCTCCAGGGACGAGGCGAGTGCCGACCAGCGCCCGAGGAACGTCCCGAGCGTCTTCCGCTCCTTAAGGATGCTCTCGGTCGCCTCCGGGGCGTCCCAGAACCCTTCGCGCCCGACCTCGGCCGTCAGCTCCTTGAAGCGGGACTGCTTCGCGTCTACCTCAAAGATAGCCCCGGAGCGCCTGGAACCGCGCTTCAAGCGCTACTGTTTTCTCTTCCACCAATCCGGACGCCATGGGAACCTCGCAGAGGAAAGATAAACGCGAAAACAGTGAGTATACTACAGGAAATCCCAAAGATTTCCCCGGTTTTTGCGTAGACGGTTTCCCCGGTCGCCGGCCGGACCGAGCCGACCAGGACCCCCCGGCGGAAGAGGCCGAGGGAGGCGGCGATGCCCCCGTCCACGCCGATAATTGCGCTGATCCCCGAGTTGGCGGCGCGTACCATGGGACGCCGAAACTCGACGCACCGCAGCCGGGCCATGGCAAGGTGCTGGTGGGGAGCGACCGTGTCGCCGAACCAGGCATCATTCGTCACGTTCACGAGCCATTCGGCGCCTCCGAGGACCCCATCCCGGATCAACGCCGGGAAGAGCGCCTCGTAGCAGACCGACGCCGCCACCGGACGGCCGCCGACCCGGAACAGGGCCGGGCCCGTGCCGGTCGAGAAGTCCTCTTCGCCCGCCGTCAGCTTGCTCAGGAAAAAGAGGGCCGATCGAAGGGGAATGTATTCGCCGAACGGGACCAGGTGGCGCTTGTCGTACCGCCCGAGAACGATTCCGCGCGCATCCATGTGGAAGACGCTGTTGTAGAATTTCCCGCCCCCCGCGGGATCATACCAGGGCGCCCCGAAGATGACCGGGATCCCCCCGCTCACCACGATGGCGTCGAGCCGGCGGGAGAGCTTCGCCTCCCACCCGTAGAAGAACGGGGCTGCGGTCTCCGGCCAGACGACCACTTCCGCGCCCGCGTCCCTCGCCTTCCAGGTCAGATCCGCGTAGATATCGAGCGTGGCCGACTGTTTCCCCGGGTCCCACTTCTCGGACTGGTCGATCCCGCCCTGTGCGATCGCCACCTTCACCTCGGGAACCCGGACCGCGGGATCCTGCGGGTTCACCGAACCGGCACGGCCGTAAAGGACGAGAAACAGGAACGCCGCGATCCCGGGGATCAGCGAAACCGCCGCTTTCGCGTTCCTTCCTTCGGACAGCCGTTTCCCCGCGAGATACAGGGAGACGCCCGACAGGGCGAGGAGGAAGGAGAGCCCGTGGACGCCCGCCAGGTCCGCCGCCTGTCGCAACGTCGGGCTTCCCGCGACGGAGTACCCGAGGAGCATCCAGGGAAACCCGGAGAAAAGATGGCTTCGGGCCATCTCGACGGCGGTCCAGGCGGCGGGGAACAGCCACAAGCCGACCTCGCCGAACCGGCCCTCGAGACCGCGCGCGGCGGCGGCGGCGACCGAAAACCAGGCGCCGACGTAGGCGGAGACGAGAAACGCCGCGAGGCTTCCCAGGGCCCAACCGAGCTTCCCCTGCACCGCGATGGTGTACGCGATCCAGTAGTAGAGCGGGAGGTTGCCCGCCGTCCCCGCGATCCATCCCCTCCAGGCGGCCTGCCTCGCCGAGCGGGCCGAAACCGCGATCGCAAGGAACGGGGCGAGGCAGACGAACGGCAGCCCGGGAACGTCGTATCCCGGGGTCCCGAGCGCGTAGGAAAGGACGAACAGCGCGCCGATCAGGAAGAGCGCCGCGGGGCCACGCCGATTCAACGGATCCGTCCCCGGCCTTCCTCGGCCAGGATCCGTCGGAACAACGCCAGTTCCTTCCGGCGCATCCGGCGCGCCTGCGCGTCGCCTCCCTCGTGGTCGTACCCCGCAAGGTGGAGGATGCCGTGAAGGACGAAAAAGAAAATGCGCGCCTCCGGCGCCTCCTTCCATCCCCCGGTCTCCGCGAGGCAGGTGGGCGCGGAAACAACGATGTCCCCCGCCACGCGCGCGCCGCGTGCCGGGACCCCGTCCGCCTCGGGAAAAGAGAGGACGTTCGTGGGGCGGTCCCGGCCGAGGAACTCCCGGTTCCAGCGCCTGATCGCCGGGTCCCCGACCAC is drawn from bacterium and contains these coding sequences:
- the ybeY gene encoding rRNA maturation RNase YbeY, with product MTRRHVATAAYRVSVRQDLRPAPFPGRRLKAYARAALALLSADGADLRVRVVGDPAIRRWNREFLGRDRPTNVLSFPEADGVPARGARVAGDIVVSAPTCLAETGGWKEAPEARIFFFVLHGILHLAGYDHEGGDAQARRMRRKELALFRRILAEEGRGRIR
- the lysS gene encoding lysine--tRNA ligase, with amino-acid sequence MESWNDLMKERFLKIGALKSGGENPWPNDQAPGWTNAGARAAAEGLAPEELVSRKILVDVAGRVMGIRRFGKAAFLVLSDRSGRLQAYLKKDHLGGEAYDLFQKTIDAGDIVWVEGPLFLTRTGELTVEAAKFRLLTKSIRPLPEKWHGLSDIETRYRQRYVDLIVNEDVREIFRRRARIVSFLRSFLTARDFLEVETPMMQTVAGGATARPFVTHHNALDMDLYLRIAPELYLKRLLVGGFERVFEINRNFRNEGIDTQHNPEFTMVEFYQAYATYREMMSLTEEMLSSLATDLFGSPKFTYQGETIDFTPPWERLTVAQAAARYGGFPEERLSDEAFLRETAGKLGIKDAGTASAGNLLVAIYEEVAERKIVGPTFVTEYPIDVSPLSRRNDERPEIVDRFELIVRGREIANAFSELNDPVDQRGRFDEQLRKRERGDEEAHFMDEDYLRALEHGMPPAAGEGIGIDRLVMLLTDSPSIRDVILFPQLRKEG
- the prfB gene encoding peptide chain release factor 2 (programmed frameshift): MASGLVEEKTVALEARFQALGAIFEVDAKQSRFKELTAEVGREGFWDAPEATESILKERKTLGTFLGRWSALASSLEDLRAYLSLADESGGEGLTSEIEQQIVAVGEALDAIELERMLSGENDALNAIATIHAGAGGTESQDWAEMLLRMYSRFADRNGYTMELVERQEGDEAGIKSATFLLSGDHPYGYLKAETGVHRLVRISPFDANKRRHTSFASVFVSPEIDDNVDIKINESDLKIDTLRSGGAGGQHVNKVESAVRFTHIPTGVVVLCQQERSQGKNRALAMKILRSKLYELEMRQRAEKVNVAHKAKKDIAWGSQIRSYVLAPYRLVKDHRTGHETGNVDAVLDGDILEFIRKYLLGGGAEGEAGDAA
- the lnt gene encoding apolipoprotein N-acyltransferase — translated: MNRRGPAALFLIGALFVLSYALGTPGYDVPGLPFVCLAPFLAIAVSARSARQAAWRGWIAGTAGNLPLYYWIAYTIAVQGKLGWALGSLAAFLVSAYVGAWFSVAAAAARGLEGRFGEVGLWLFPAAWTAVEMARSHLFSGFPWMLLGYSVAGSPTLRQAADLAGVHGLSFLLALSGVSLYLAGKRLSEGRNAKAAVSLIPGIAAFLFLVLYGRAGSVNPQDPAVRVPEVKVAIAQGGIDQSEKWDPGKQSATLDIYADLTWKARDAGAEVVVWPETAAPFFYGWEAKLSRRLDAIVVSGGIPVIFGAPWYDPAGGGKFYNSVFHMDARGIVLGRYDKRHLVPFGEYIPLRSALFFLSKLTAGEEDFSTGTGPALFRVGGRPVAASVCYEALFPALIRDGVLGGAEWLVNVTNDAWFGDTVAPHQHLAMARLRCVEFRRPMVRAANSGISAIIGVDGGIAASLGLFRRGVLVGSVRPATGETVYAKTGEIFGISCSILTVFAFIFPLRGSHGVRIGGRENSSA